The Ziziphus jujuba cultivar Dongzao chromosome 5, ASM3175591v1 genome segment ATTTCACAGCATCAAGCTTAGAGAGACCTAGAAGAGTGGTATCAACTTGCTGCAGATGAAAAAAATAGTCATTATTAAACTAAGGCAGATAATACACAAGCTAGGATGAAAATCAGTGCAAACTCTTTTCATAATCCTAAATATTCAGTTGAGGGGCAGGAGATAAATTAACATCAAATAACAAAGGAAAGTTTAATCACCATTGCTTTAAGATCAGGGCCCTTTGGTTTCTCAGCAAATTGAATAATGCGTCCTGCATTGTCAATTTTCATCAAACCATAATCTGATGCACGACTGCAAGAATATTCAAACCCACaagagaataaaatataagttaaatacaagcacaaaaacaaaaatggaaggATGTACATTTAGAAAACTAGGAATTGAATTTCATACTTTAGTACAATATACAACACGGATACATACACATAGATGATAGGTTCGCTATTAGTTACATGAGACATACCCGTCATCCATGGGAACACATGAAACCGTTATATCAGCATTTGTATCAATATGCCTCTGTAAGAGCAATGTATCTTGTTATTAAGGATCTTCTTATATTAAAACGGGGGTTAAAGAACTATTTTGCTAACgatgaattgaataaatacctgCACAAAATCCATATAGTCCATCCGGTAAAGATGATCACCGGACAATATCAAAATGTGTTCAACATTCTTGTTCTTGGCATCCTGCAGGAATAATTGAATATCATTTACTCTACTCAAGACTACTCTTTGAATAAGCGAAACCATAGGCACCCACCTCAAAGACCCATATAAATTGCCTCACAGCATCAGCAGTTCCTTGGAACCATTTCTTCCCTCTTTCTCCTGGTGTTTGAGTTGCAGCAAGAACCTGTTTCTCCAAGAAATATTCTATTACATTATCACATGACATGCTAAGACTTCCACAAGAACTACAATCATCACATGGCATGCTAAGACTACCAATTTCTAAGTTCATTATCAGTAGATGGCAACCAACCGAGACATATAATTAATGAAGGTCTAAACTATTTCCTATTGCGTAATTTATCTCACCTCCACAAACCCATCTCCAAAATTCACGCCATTTCCAAAATTGTAGGTACGAGCAAGGTGCCGATTGAGGGAAAACGAGTTAAACTGCGTTAATATGAATATCTTTTTTATACCACTGTTGATGCAATTACTCATTGGTATATCAATCAGCCTATAACACCCTCCTATTGGAACCTGCAAATCCGACCAAAATGCTTGTAATCGTCCATGTTGAACATAAGTTTTCAACTAATATTCACAATCCACATTTGAAAACCATTGAACTTTTCAAGATGGACAGCTTGAATGAAACAAATGATAGTGGCATCTTACCGCAGGCTTGGCTCTTCTGCTAGTAAGAGGAAACAGGCGAGTTCCAGCACCTCCACCCAATATGATCGAAGCTACATTTTTGGGTTCTGCTTGTGGAGTCTCAAAAATTGGTGCCTGAACGGTCtgaaatcaaaattcaaattcagtAAAAGTTGGATACCCACATCAATTTCCCAAATGCTCTTAGTGTCAAATATTTGGTAATTACAGTGATTTTGGCTTACCACACTCTCTTTGTTTATATTCGATGTGAGAACTGAATAGGACGCACCAGGCGTAAGCTTTCTAACTCTGCTTTCGCTTTTTAAACTCTTCAAAAGTTGAGCACTCAAACCTCTGCCTTTCAGACTCCCCCTGATACTCTCCCCCCAAAATCCTGTTCCTCGATTTCTAAAACCTTGTTTGCTTGCTTTAACTAGATGCACATTACCATTCAAGTTCGCACAGCAGGAATCCATGATTGAACCAACCACAAATCAAAGACCCAGACGGCTTTCCACAGGTTCCAGTCTAGTGTGCAAAAACCAAAATGAACGAGGAATCTCAGGAAAATCAATTTACAATATAGCATACCATGAAACAGG includes the following:
- the LOC107420179 gene encoding glucose-1-phosphate adenylyltransferase large subunit, chloroplastic/amyloplastic isoform X2 — its product is MDSCCANLNGNVHLVKASKQGFRNRGTGFWGESIRGSLKGRGLSAQLLKSLKSESRVRKLTPGASYSVLTSNINKESVTVQAPIFETPQAEPKNVASIILGGGAGTRLFPLTSRRAKPAVPIGGCYRLIDIPMSNCINSGIKKIFILTQFNSFSLNRHLARTYNFGNGVNFGDGFVEVLAATQTPGERGKKWFQGTADAVRQFIWVFEDAKNKNVEHILILSGDHLYRMDYMDFVQRHIDTNADITVSCVPMDDGRASDYGLMKIDNAGRIIQFAEKPKGPDLKAMQVDTTLLGLSKLDAVKYPYIASMGVYVFRTDVLLKLLRWSYPSCNDFGSEIIPSAVRDHNVQPPKFEFYDPKTPFFTSPRFLPPTKVEKCRILDAIISHGCFLRECSVEHSIVGVRSRLEQGVELKDTMMMGADYYQTESEIASLLADGKVPIGVGQDTKIRNCIIDKNAKIGRNVVITNGDGVKEAERPKEGFYIRSGITVILKNATIKDGTVI
- the LOC107420179 gene encoding glucose-1-phosphate adenylyltransferase large subunit 1 isoform X1 → MDSCCANLNGNVHLVKASKQGFRNRGTGFWGESIRGSLKGRGLSAQLLKSLKSESRVRKLTPGASYSVLTSNINKESVTVQAPIFETPQAEPKNVASIILGGGAGTRLFPLTSRRAKPAVPIGGCYRLIDIPMSNCINSGIKKIFILTQFNSFSLNRHLARTYNFGNGVNFGDGFVEVLAATQTPGERGKKWFQGTADAVRQFIWVFEDAKNKNVEHILILSGDHLYRMDYMDFVQRHIDTNADITVSCVPMDDGRASDYGLMKIDNAGRIIQFAEKPKGPDLKAMQVDTTLLGLSKLDAVKYPYIASMGVYVFRTDVLLKLLRWSYPSCNDFGSEIIPSAVRDHNVQAYLFNDYWEDIGTIESFFSANLALTEQPPKFEFYDPKTPFFTSPRFLPPTKVEKCRILDAIISHGCFLRECSVEHSIVGVRSRLEQGVELKDTMMMGADYYQTESEIASLLADGKVPIGVGQDTKIRNCIIDKNAKIGRNVVITNGDGVKEAERPKEGFYIRSGITVILKNATIKDGTVI